One stretch of Chryseobacterium indologenes DNA includes these proteins:
- a CDS encoding homogentisate 1,2-dioxygenase encodes MRYHLSGNIPQKRHTVFKSPEDKFYYEQLFGTEGFHGISSLLYHIHRPTQIKSIGEPKDVTPKIAVEKNITPRMFKGMNVTPEDDFMDSRKILLMNNDLKMGLAKPRKSMDYFYKNAECDELLFVHEGTGILKTFVGDLEFVTGDYLIIPRGTIYQVELQSENTVFFVLESHSPIYTPKRYRNEFGQLLEHSPFCERDIIAPTFKEPKDEKGEFLIKVKKENQITDFIYATHPFDVVGWDGYFYPYKFNIKNFEPITGRIHQPPPVHQNFEAHNFVVCSFCARMYDYHPMAIPAPYNHSNIDSDEVLFYTEGDFMSRNHIDLMDFTLHPGGIVHGPHPGAMERSIGKKFTEEYAVMVDPFRPLKITEEALKVEDPSYKTSWLE; translated from the coding sequence ATGAGATATCATCTATCGGGAAACATCCCACAAAAAAGACATACAGTCTTTAAATCTCCGGAAGATAAATTTTACTATGAACAACTTTTCGGAACCGAAGGTTTTCATGGGATCTCTTCTCTATTGTACCATATTCACCGTCCTACCCAGATTAAATCAATCGGAGAACCGAAAGATGTAACGCCAAAAATTGCGGTGGAGAAAAACATTACGCCAAGAATGTTCAAAGGAATGAATGTAACTCCTGAAGATGATTTCATGGACAGCCGTAAGATCCTTTTGATGAATAACGATCTGAAAATGGGATTGGCAAAACCAAGAAAATCAATGGATTATTTCTACAAAAATGCTGAATGTGACGAACTGTTATTCGTCCATGAAGGAACCGGGATTCTGAAAACTTTTGTGGGAGATCTTGAGTTTGTAACCGGCGATTATCTTATTATCCCTAGAGGAACTATTTACCAGGTGGAATTACAGTCTGAAAATACAGTATTCTTCGTATTGGAAAGCCACTCTCCTATTTATACTCCCAAAAGATACAGAAATGAATTCGGACAGCTTTTGGAACATTCCCCATTCTGCGAAAGAGATATTATTGCTCCTACTTTCAAAGAACCTAAGGATGAAAAAGGAGAATTCCTGATCAAAGTAAAAAAGGAAAACCAAATTACCGATTTCATCTATGCAACACACCCATTTGATGTGGTAGGCTGGGACGGCTATTTTTATCCTTATAAATTTAATATTAAAAATTTCGAACCAATTACGGGAAGAATTCACCAACCGCCACCGGTTCACCAGAATTTTGAAGCCCATAACTTTGTAGTATGTTCATTCTGTGCAAGAATGTATGACTATCATCCAATGGCAATTCCAGCACCTTATAATCACTCTAATATTGATTCTGATGAGGTCCTGTTCTACACAGAGGGTGATTTTATGAGCCGTAATCATATTGATTTAATGGATTTCACCCTGCACCCAGGTGGAATTGTTCATGGTCCTCACCCAGGAGCAATGGAAAGAAGTATCGGCAAAAAATTCACAGAAGAATATGCCGTAATGGTAGACCCTTTCCGTCCTTTAAAAATAACGGAAGAAGCTTTAAAAGTGGAAGATCCGTCCTATAAAACTTCATGGTTGGAATAA